A genome region from Pelecanus crispus isolate bPelCri1 unplaced genomic scaffold, bPelCri1.pri SCAFFOLD_149, whole genome shotgun sequence includes the following:
- the LOC142596869 gene encoding LOW QUALITY PROTEIN: protein arginine N-methyltransferase 1-like (The sequence of the model RefSeq protein was modified relative to this genomic sequence to represent the inferred CDS: inserted 2 bases in 2 codons; deleted 6 bases in 4 codons), protein MAEAANCIMEVSCPPGESSAKPSAEEMTSKDYYFDSYAHFGIHEEMLKDEVRTLTYRNSMFRNSMFHNRHLFKDKVVLDVGSGTGILCMFAAKAGARRVIGIECSSISDYAVKIVKANKLDHVVSIIXGKVEEVELPVEKVDIIISEWMGYCLFYESMLNTVIYARDKWLTPDGLIFPDRATLYVTAIEDRQYKDYKIHWWENVYGFDMSCIKDVAIKEPLVDVVDPKQLVTNACLIKEVDIYTVKVEELTFTSPFCLQVKRNDYVHALVAYFXIEFTRCHKRTGFSTSERAPESPYTHWKQTVFYMEDYLTVKTGEEIFGTITMKPNAKNNRDLDFTIDLDFKGQLCELSCSTDYRMR, encoded by the exons gtttCGTGCCCCCCCGGGGAGAGCAGCGCCAAGCCCTCGGCCGAGGAGATGACCTCCAAGGATTACTACTTCGACTCCTACGCCCACTTTGGCATCCACGAG GAGATGCTGAAGGACGAGGTGCGCACGCTGACCTACCGCAACTCCATGTTC CGCAACTCCATGTTCCACAACCGGCACCTCTTCAAGGACAAGGTGGTGCTGGACGTTGGCAGCGGCACCGGCATCCTCTGCATGTTCGCCGCCAAGGCCGGCGCCCGCCGCGTCATCGGG ATCGAGTGCTCCAGCATCTCCGACTACGCCGTCAAGATCGTCAAGGCCAATAAGTTGGACCATG tGGTGTCCATCA AAGGGAAGGTGGAGGAGGTGGAGCTGCCGGTGGAGAAGGTCGACATCATCATCAGCGAGTGGATGGGCTACTGCCTCTTCTACGAGTCCATGCTCAACACCGTCATCTACGCCCGCGACAAGTGGCTG acccccgACGGCCTCATCTTCCCCGAT CGGGCGACGCTCTACGTGACGGCCATCGAGGACCGGCAGTACAAGGACTACAAGATCCACT GGTGG GAGAACGTCTACGGCTTCGACATGTCCTGCATCAAGGACGTGGCCATCAAGGAGCCGCTCGTCGACGTGGTGGACCCCAAGCAGCTCGTTACCAACGCCTGCCTCATTAAg GAGGTGGACATCTACACGGTGAAGGTGGAGGAGCTGACGTTCACGAGC CCGTTCTGCCTCCAGGTGAAGCGCAACGACTACGTGCACGCGCTGGTGGCCTACT ACATCGAGTTCACGCGCTGCCACAAGCGCACCGGCTTCTCCACCAGTgagcgg GCCCCCGAGTCGCCCTACACGCACTGGAAGCAGACGGTGTTCTACATGGAGGATTACCTCACCGTCAAGACGGGCGAGGAGATCTTCGGCACCATCACCATGAAGCCCAACGCCAAGAACAAC CGCGACCTCGACTTCACCATCGACCTGGACTTCAAGGGGCAGCTGTGCGAGCTCTCCTGCTCCACCGACTACCGCATGCGCTAG
- the LOC142596870 gene encoding LOW QUALITY PROTEIN: reticulocalbin-3-like (The sequence of the model RefSeq protein was modified relative to this genomic sequence to represent the inferred CDS: deleted 2 bases in 2 codons), with amino-acid sequence RGPRRDLAGVSHDHRDGFAYDHEAFLGPEEARAFDQLSPEESQRRLGPGGLGGVWGAVGGPGGLGAWIERTQRRARDESLRQGWQRYDRDGDGVVTWDEYRREAYGPPEDDFGGTQHPEAYRRMLARDERRFRAADGDGDGGADRDEFAAFLHPEDFERMRPLVTMETMEDMDKDGDGFIQEDEYIAPLTGAPEPLAPPMGAPEPPGPSDGCPWPPAPPTGAPEPLAPPMGAPGPRPPAPPTGAPEPPAPLTGTPSPQRSCTRGAPGAPEPEWVREERAQFGWARDRDGDGRLDAAEVGHWLQPPSPDWAGVEAAHLLHHSDSDKDGRLRRAEILGRWQLFVGSQATNYGQDLQRPHDEL; translated from the exons cggggcccgCGCCGGGACCTGGCGGGGGTCTCCCACGACCACCGCGACGGCTTCGCCTACGACCACGAGGCCTTTTTGGGGCCGGAGGAGGCCCGGGCCTTCGACCAGCTCTCGCCCGAGGAGAGCCAGCGCCGCCTCGG GCCGGGGGGCcttgggggggtctggggggccgtggggggccctgggggtctgggggccTGGATCGAGCGGACGCAGCGGCGGGCGCGGGACGAGAGCCtgcggcagggctggcagcgctACGACCGCGACGGCGACGGCGTCGTGACATGGGACGAGTATCGGCGGGAGGCCTACGGCCCCCCCG aGGATGACTTCGGGGGGACGCAGCACCCCGAGGCGTACCGGCGCATGCTGGCGCGGGACGAGCGGCGGTTCCGGGCGGCCGACGGCGACGGCGACGGCGGCGCCGACCGCGACGAATTCGCCGCCTTCCTCCACCCCGAGGACTTCGAGCGCATGAGGCCCCTCGTGACGATG GAGACGATGGAGGACATGGACAAGGACGGGGACGGCTTCATCCAGGAGGATGAGTACATCG cccctctgacGGGCGCCCCCGAGCCCCTGGCCCCTCCGATGGGtgcccccgagccccccggcccctccgatGGGTGtccctggcccccagcccctccaacGGGCGCCCCCGAGCCCCTGGCCCCTCCGATGggtgcccccggcccccggcccccagcccctccgacGGGTgcccccgagcccccggcccctctgacgggcaccccctccccacagcGGAGCTGTACGCGGGGCGCCCCGGGCGCCCCGGAGCCCGAGTGGGTGCGGGAGGAGCGGGCGCAGTTC GGCTGGGCGCGGGACCGGGACGGGGACGGGCGCCTGGACGCGGCCGAGGTG GGGcactggctgcagccccccagccccgacTGGGCCGGCGTGGAGGCGGCCCACCTGCTGCACCACTCCGACAGCGACAAG GAcgggcggctgcggcgggcggAGATCCTGGGGCGCTGGCAGCTCTTCGTGGGCAGCCAGGCCACCAACTACGGCCAGGACCTGCAGCGCCCGCACGACGAGCTCTGA